The genomic stretch GGTGACCTCCACCTCGCTTCCGTCGGCGAGCTTCGCCGTCTGGCTTCCGACGAGGGCCTGCACACCATCGAAATTCAGGCTGCCGCGGGGCGCTCTGGTGATCTGGCCGGATTTCTCTTCCAGGAAGTAGAGCTGATCTTCTCGACCTCCGTCGATGTCGGAGGCTCGTAGATATCGTCCGTTGTCCTTTCGTACGAGGATCGCCAGGTCGGTCTGCTCCCGCACGAAATCGGGCTGGTGAAGTTCCTCCTCGACGATGACCTGGCAGACGCTCAACCAGAAGGCCGCATCGGTACCCGCGCGCAGGGGGAGGTGGGTATCCGCTGCCAGCGCGGTGGCATTGTAGTCCGGGGCCAGCAGCACGATCTCGGTGCCGTTGTAACGCGCCTCGGTGATGAAATGATAGATCGCCGGCCATGTGTAGGACGGGTTGGCGTTGGTGAGGACGACCAGCTCGGCATCGAAGAAGTTGTCGGCGGTGTAGCCCATGTGCATCTTGCCGAAGGTCTGACGCAGGCCTTTGAGGTCGTCGCCGATCGCGACGTTCATGTCCGGCATCACGGCGCCTAGCAGGCGGGTGGTGCGCATCGCGCCGTCGAGCGCCACGGTTCCCGCGTGGATATGCGGTGCATCGAAGATGAAGCTTTCGGGACCGTGGTTCTCGTGCGCGTCGAGGATGGCGTCGGCGACTTCGCCGAGCGCCTCGTCCCAGCTGATGCGCTTCCACTTGCCTTCGCCTCGCTCGCCCACCCGCTTCAGCGGGAAGCGCACGCGCTCGCCGCTGGCCAGCACCTGGTGGAAGCCGCAACCCTTCTGGCAGCCCTGGGGATTGAAGTCCGGGTAGGCCGGGTTCGCAGCTTCGGTTCGTGCCGCCTGCTCCTCGCGCCAGACCAACCCGTCTCGCGAGTAGACGTGGAAGGAACAGCCGCCGGGGGCGCACTGGTTGGTGTGGGAGCCCCAGTGGACAGCATCCCAGCGCCATTCGTTGCGGTAGACGTCTTCCCAGGAGCCGTAGCTCATGGCCGCGTCCACACCGCCGGGCTCGGCGGCGGCCGCATCGGGCGACAGGGCCTTCAGTTGCAAGAGGCTCAGCGAGAGGCCCAATGCGCCGGTCGCCTTCAGGAAGTCGCGCCGGTGGATTCCCCCCGGCTGCGTACGTTCGCTACCCGACGTCGTCACGGATGCTTCTCCCACTCGAACCGCCCCTGTCACTGGGCAAAAGTGGACGCTGTCAAAAAGTAGGTATCATGCTATGTAGATAGTGTCAACATAAACGCTCACCGAGGCTCACTCTGGCCTACCACCACGGGAACCTTCGCCAGGAACTTCTCGACGCGGCTGCTGAAGCCATCGAAGAGGAGGGCCTCGCGGCGCTCAGTCTGCGGGCGCTGGCCCGCAAGGTCGGCGTCTCCCATGGCGCGCCTGCTCGCCACTTCCCCGACAAGGCAGCCCTGCTCACGGCGCTTGCCACTGACGCCCTCGAGCGATTCCGCAACGCCATGAAAGAGGCTGGTGAACCAGGCGACTCGGCCCTGGAGCGCTACCGCGCAATGGGCCGGAGTTATGTGCGCTTCGCCATCGAGAATCCCGCGCATTTCCACATCGTGGGGCGCCCCGAGTTCTACAGCGCCGGGGATGAGGAGTTTTCCCGTGGCTATCAGGAACTCTTCGACACACTGAGCGCAGCGGCGGCCGAAGCTCTTCGAGAAACCGGAGTGGAAGGACTCGATCCCCAGGGCTTCTTGATTTCCACCTGGGCGATGGCACATGGCCTCGCCACGCTCTGGCTGGACGGCACCCTCGAGGATCGCACCGGCCCGGTCGATATCGAAGCGATTGCGGCCGCCGCCTTCGACGTGGTCTTCGCCAGCAGCGAAGGCATTGCGACCGCAGAATCCAGCGCGAAGTGATGGCCGCAGCGCCACTTACGCGTGGCCGTGGCGCCGGTCAGGCAGGGGAGCAAGGCGGTCTTCGTTCAGTCGCTGCTCCCCATCTTCAACGAAACAAGCGAGCCGCCGGTGCCCTGGGGCGCCGACGGCTCGCGGAGCGGGGTCTGGGAGATTGAAGGGCTGTAAAGAACTGCTCCCAGTACCCCGAACCCTGGCCACCCTGGCCATCTACTGCGCAAGAACTACCGGGAAACGGATGCGCGTCGAGCGACGCTTCTTCCGTCCCACCATGCTCTGGGACACGGGCACCTCGGTGATTCCGGCTCGTCCACCGAGCAGGAACGCCGAGCCGACGACATGGAGGTGGGTGCCACATTGGATTTGACCCAACACGGTCGCGCCATTCGAGAAGTCAGAGGCCAGCAGATAGCGCAGGCCCAGGGCGGGAACGAAGGTTGCGGCACGGCCGACGCCCTGGCCGTTGTCGTCGAACGCCTTGCAGATCACCCGGGCGCCGTTGCCGCCCGTGTTCGTGAACACGAGGGCCGTGTCGTAGGTGAGAGGCGGGTCGGTCGGCTTCGGCGCGATCCGATGGAAATCGATGGCATCGCGGTCGATCTCGATCAGAACGGGTTCGGCAGCGATGGCCTGGCTCTGGGACCAGGCGGCGGGGCTCAGGGCCAGGGCCCCAAGGACGAGCAGGCCCAGCCAGGCGGGGCGGATCTTCCGGAATGTCATCATCGAACTCCTGTAGGGGAATGAGGGATTATTTCCCACGTATCGGATCCTAACGTGGGAAATAATCCCACGTCAATCACAATCTGGAGACCCCAGGGAGATTTCGCCCTTTCGAAGCAAAATCAGGATGATCCGGCGATAGTTGCGAGTGCAGGACGTCTTTTCCGGCTCCTTCCAGTAGCTCTCGCTACGCTCGGGACATGGAGGAGAGGGAGGCGCGGTTCGGAATCGGTCAACTCGTTCGTCATCGCTTGTTC from bacterium encodes the following:
- a CDS encoding WHG domain-containing protein yields the protein MRFAIENPAHFHIVGRPEFYSAGDEEFSRGYQELFDTLSAAAAEALRETGVEGLDPQGFLISTWAMAHGLATLWLDGTLEDRTGPVDIEAIAAAAFDVVFASSEGIATAESSAK